The Hirundo rustica isolate bHirRus1 chromosome Z, bHirRus1.pri.v3, whole genome shotgun sequence genome contains the following window.
TCACTTGCCAGGAGTCAGCAGGATAACCCAGTTACAAGACCTCTCAGAGTAGTGCACACACTTAATTGCCCAGCCCTCGCTCACtgagtggaaaagaaaaagggcacTGGCACACTCACACTGTAAAACGGGTAGCCAGACACTTGCAAGGAAACTCCTTGGGAGCAGCAAGGCCAGAAGAAGCCGTATTTGCCACCTGCCATCTTCCGTTTCTGCTGTGCAACATGCTGAGCTAAGGGcatttttaatgggaaaatcCAGCTAGTTGATAGCCAAATAGAGTGCAAGTGCAAGGGATTTCAAAGCCCTACTGCAGAGTCCAGGCTGTTTGAAACAAACTCCCCACCCTTCTGAACGCAGAAGCGGCATATCAGAATGCCGCTTTCACTGAGGGAAGAGCCCTGAAATGCCCAGACTGTTAAAAAGATCTTAATTTAACTGTAATTATTTCAATAGATATGCAAAGCACTAGTTATTTTGATTTCCACCAGCCAGCCCCATTCCCTACCCCTGGTGTCTAGACGTGGAGTTTGCAGGTTCGTTTACAatcaaactgaaaacaaaaacaaatctaCGTCACAGACTCCAGCAGCCAAAGATGCAAATAGGATCAATTCAGTTGTTCCAGCTCTGGTTCATGTGCACAAAACCCTGATGCTCCCTGATCATCTAAGGAAAGAAGGCTGGTCCTAACAAAGAAGTCTTGAAGTTACACCTGTGGGGCAGCAGATGCAATCATGTTACTGCAAGCAGTATCCCATCCAACTTGTTTAGCAATAAaatgctctgctcctctgtcaGATTCTTCATCAAGGAACTGCTCTTTGCCTTGCTGTGCTTTAGATTTGGACCTGAAGTACAGAATTTAATCTCCTCTTTGCAGATTTTGTACTATGTGcccttttccttcttgccttttctttctctaagaTTCTCCATTACTGTGATTGTCAAATATGAGTCTGAACTAAGGTCTTGTGAATAGAAACACTGCCAAATCCGTCCTCATCccaaaaattaaacacaacTACTATAACTGATCAACCAAGTACAGTAAAAACACCCTTTACTTGAAATGAGAAGACTAGCACAAGTCTCATCAATTTCATATTGTATCTTTTGTGCCTATTTTCAAGGCATCACTTCTAACTctctgagaatgagaaaaaatccaaaccaccCAACAAACCATATAACATTTGTAACAAAGCAACAGCGTCTTTGTTTTCTACTTTCCCCACATATACAGGCTTTTCCTAAATAATAACTTCATACAAGGGGAAATCAAGGGTGGCCCTTTCACCCAAGGGAGTACACAAATTAAGCAGCAAAAGTGATGTTGCTGTTTTGTCAGAAAGGCTGTATTTGCAAAGCAGGAGTCCACAGCTCTCACGGTCATGTTAGTGACAGAACCTGGAAGCgcaaggaaaagacaaaatctCAGCACTTTGTTGCATGCAAAGGTTGTTTTTTGAGTAGAAACATAAACAAATAATGTCCTAATTAATACAAAGTTATCAATGTAGAaaattttgcttcatttccaATCTGCAATGAGCCAAATGAGGGACTGGCTGAAAGATGGAAATGACAAGACTTGCAAGTGGTGAGTCCCAGATCTGGGGCCAGGATTTCATGAGCAGACAAACCCCTTGGTGGCTCTCGGCTTCCTACTGCATCCCAAGCAGCTTTGAAGACTACATCTGAATATGCAGCAATGCATTCAGAGACTCAGCTAGGAAGAATGCTGTGACAAGGCACCACAGGAAAGtcatgtggggaaaaaattctcaaatCAATAACAGGTAATAGAATCTTCTACCAAGTGTCCCGGTATTGGAGAAGCCAAAATGGCCAGGGTCATGGCTAGGAAGTAGCGATGGACAGTGTTTATACACTTAACAATGGGTCCACACATGGGGTAGACGTGAGTCTAAAACTTCTTATGTTCAAGAGGAGACCAGTTTGGAAGGAATACAGCCTGGACACCACTTTAGCGTACCAAAGCAAGTGCCTGGCACAATACAAGGGCCAACACTTGCTTGTCTTCTGAGCCAGTACTAAACTGGCATTCATGACACAACTGAAGCCAAGAGCAAagctggtttgggctggagcaCTAATGCCCCCAATACAGCAAGCATGTAAGTACATGCATAACTGGAAAGGAACAGCTGGGAGGGACTGACTCCATGCTGGAAGTCAGCAGTGGCAGATCGCACACAGCTACAAAGCCCAGACACAGCTAGGAATGAGACCTACACAGGGTATTGCAACAAGAGAGGCAATGCCCAGCAAATAAGGTGGGGGGGAGAGCAAGTCTGTATGACAAACAAGGATGGAAACagcaagaaagaggaaaaataaataccatGGCCCTGGCATGGGAACAAACTAATCTTTCCATACTCCTGAAGTTGTACAGGACTTGGAACAAGAGAGAGGGATTGAGAAGGCAGTAAAGTATTTCACAGGTTGTGCACACATCATAGTGTACTGTACAGAAATTATACTTTCATGATTCGGCAATGTGGGCAGCCAGCCTGAGCTGAGCAAGAATAGAGAGATCTGGCAGGTAAAATAAGATAGTCATAAACCAAAAGTCTTTGgtacaaaaaaccaaagaaaaagagCCCCTTGGCAGGCATGGTTGGCTGTTGTATGTaggttgttgttttttgcttctgtttttggtggtgtggggtttttttgttttggtttttgttttggggtgtttttttttcttttttttttttttctttttttttttactgttctcATTTCACAAGGAGAAGGAAGTTGCTAATTTGGGTTTGTACTTTGCAGTTACTAAGCAGTGTGACCAGGGCGACAACAACAAACAGTTCCAGAAGAATTTCTCTGTAATTCTGgtgtaagaaaaaaagtatcTCCCTAGATGACacccagagggacctggacaagcttgacaagtgggcccatgggaatctcatgcAGTTTAGCAAGACCAAGTGccaggtgctgcacctgggtcagggcaacccCCAGCATCATCACAGGCCGATGGATGAACAGAACAAGTGTAGacctggggagaaggacttgggggtgcagTGGGTGAGGCTGGACAAGACCCAGCCGTGGGTactcccagcccagaaagccaaacgtgtcctgggctgcattcaaagcagtgtgggcagcaggggagggaggggattctgcccttCTGCTCTACTCTGGTGAgagagaccccacctggaaccCTGCATCCAGCTCAGGGGTCTCAGCACCAAGATGGATTACAAGAAAAGAGTGACTCTCCTATAGCAAAAAGCCGAGATAAtttgggttgttcagcctggaaaagagaaggctttggggtgatcTATAATGCACCTTTCAGTATGGGAAGGAAGCCTACAAGAAAGACTTTTCACaaaggacaagggggaatggcttcagggTGAAAGAGTCCGGGTTTAGATCAGGTATTAcgaagaaattctttactctgagagtggtgaggcagtggccaggttgcccagaaaagctgtggatgtcccatctcTGAAAGTGTTTGAAGCCAGGTTGGAtaaggctctgagcaacctggtcttagtgaaaggtgtccctgcccatggtcgAGGGGATTGAACTAagtgatctttgaggtcccttccaacctaggccattctgtgattctgtgatatttcttGTACAGTGTTAGGCTATTCCTTATGGGTTTTGCTGCACTTTCTCCAACAGAAGTTTCTAAGTCATGCCTGTGTGTTCGCTTGTTTGAAAAGCAGTCACAGAAGTGGCTCAATACTGGGGGTTTCCAAACGGCAGCACACCAAAGAGAATAATTTTCAAAGAGCCTATTTCAAATCCTTTGTTTGGTTTCTATTAAACACATAATTAACTCTACTGCCTGAACAAACTGACAAGAAAGCTCTTGCCAGACCTTGAGAGTACATAAGTCAGTTTCTGAAACAGCATGAAATTGGCTTAGAAGCATAAAAATCATCTGCCTCtcgttttctttttccttgagctGCCTGTCTTGGAAATCTAGTAGTGGGCAGCAGTGGAAGTGTGAATTTGCAGTGCAgtagctgctgctccaggcctGCTCCCTCAAGGGACACTACTCTCTTTCTCTGGGAAGTGAGCAGGCatgggaggagctgcagccttcGTGGGGCAACCATGGGATATGACTTTCCCAACTAGAGGCAAGTTACTCGTGCAGTTTTTGTCGCCCTGGCCTTCACAGAAGGCTGTGCAATTAGGGATGTTGCAGCTCTGTGTCCCTTGCCCATGCAGCTCCTTGGATCCCTTGGTATTTATCCCATCAGcaaaacagcacaaaagcagctgctctATGAAGAAAGCTGTGAAGGCTGAAGAGTCAACATTCACGAGATCTTAGCAGGGACATGACTGCAATCAACATCTCTCAGCCTCCCACTTTCTtacaagtggagaaaaatgCCTATGCCTCCACTTCTATCATGATAAACTACAAGGGCACtgccagcaaaacaaaaatatgggCAATAATGTTTATAAATCCTCAACCAGGTAGGAGGTGGAAAAGAAGGGACTTCCCAGCTTGTTCCCAGGTTAGCTGCAAGCAAACAGCAACAGCATAAGGATTCAAAGCATTTCATTAAGCAAAAGACTGGAGATGCAAATGAGGCTGCTCAGCTCCAAacaatggaaaagaaaggaaacccCGCCTGCAGTTAAGGAGTACTCAAGTGATGCAGCGCAGCTGGCTCGAGAGATTCAGGGTGagccaaggagctgcaggactgTTGTGCTACTCTCTGCACCATGACTCCCCCAGAAGCGTTGTCTGGGGTAGCAGCACTTCAGACATTTGTCctgagctgctgtccctgcccttgctGCACTGCACTCTCCTTTGGCTCCTTCCCTTCCAAACTGTGCATCAGTGACAGGACAGGCTTCAGGATGCAGGGAAGAGGGCATCAGTCAAAACTCCCCAGCCCTATGACTAAAGGTTCTCCCATCTCATGCTACTAGGGCACACTGCAAAAATGCAGGTCTTGATCATTCCTAAGCAAATGCCACTTCCGCTCCCTAAAATAGCTCCCGTCCTGCAGTGAAGGTAACACACGACAGACAGCAACGTTCCTGTGATCTCACCGGGCAGAGACAACAACAGACACTACTGCTTGGTGTAGTTTGTTCAGAGAGGAGCACCTCATACAACACACAGACAACACAGAGGTCATTCTGCTGCATGAACAATGCTGGACTCCAACAGGTTTGTAAACCAAAGGCATTTGCATAAGAGCCTATACTAGACTGTGAAACTCCCAGAGGAAAGTTATGCTGTGCTGACCCTCACCTGGTAACAATGGAAgggataaaacaaaaacaaaacaacaaaaaaaaacccccatcaaacaaaaaatacttttcccaGTGTGGATATTGGGCCTCTGTTTCTGAGGGCATCAAGATATTCACTGTGATGCTTTCTAACCAGCAATTATTCTCAGCACTACTCACAGAACCCCTGCCTTCCTCAAGTAatcacttctttctttttaacttgCTATTACAAAACCAAGTttgacacagccccagcctaCGCTGGGCTCCTTCAGGGCAGCCCAGTCAAGGTCAGAGAGCATACATCCAAAGGTCCTGTGTCTCCGAGGGTGGAACATGCCCAAGGCTGCCCAAGGAAGAGAACAGGGTTTTTCCCAGGCCAGGCCTGGATGAATTCATCTTTGGCCTGATCTCCTGTGCTAGCAAATTCTCCTGAGGATGCAGGCAAAGGCACGGGCTGCAGGGTGCAGACACAAGTCTCTGGGTAGAAAGCACTTACCTGCACCACAGCCCatgctgttgctgctgcaaTATCCAGCTCAGCAGCTAGCCTGGCACCCTGCACACCACTCCACCTCACCTGGGAGAGGTTCAGCCCATTGAGTGGGTGGCACTGCTCTTCTACTTTCTCCACAGCGCCTGTTTGCTTCCTCAGCCGCTCTGCTTCCTGGGCCAGGAACAGATCCAGGACGGGCACACCTCGCGACTTGATGTCTACCTCTGTCAGGGAGTTCACCATCAGCATCACCCAGACCGGCCTCTTCCGCTCCCAGTTGCCAGCAATAGCATTGAAGAGGTAGTCTGCATACAGCCCTTTGCCCCGCTGGTCTGGGGTCATCCAGGATGGCATCATGAGCTTCACATATTCCAGGTGCCGCTTCAGCCGGTGGTAGATGTCACGGGGCAGCACATCTTGGAGGTTCTCCCCCTGTGGCAGGAGTTGGCAGCTGGTGAGAGCTGAGATGGTGTAGGGATCAGTGAGATCCAGCTCAAAGTACACGATGTGGCTCTGCTGGAAAGCTTTCTTGGAATTCTCTGGGATGAAATCCCAGACACGCGTGTATGGGACATGGATGGTGCCAAAGAAATAAGATGGGGGATCTCTCTTGATTGTCCACAGGAAGGAGTTCAGCTCATTttgctgggagagagggagacaCAGCTGAGTAAGTACACACATTTACGCCAGGCCCCTGCAGCAGGCGACTTAAGGAAAACACGGTGCTAAGCCAGCAGGTCACCTGGCTCAGCAGCTTGCCAGCATGACAAAGTGACTTTACTCACATAAAGTCCTCTTTGACCATTGTTTTCCTCAGGTCCTGAGgtaaaaattccattttcattaaataaaaacataaaaatattggCTTGGGCTTTCTCCTTCTGAAAGGTTACACTGTGTCTTCTCAACAGTAGTATCACCTGATACATCACCTGGTTATCtaccaaaagcagcagcagagcacagccctaGCACACCACGATTCAAGCACAACACTTACCCATCTTCTGCCTTTCATCAAGTGAAAAATTGGCATCACTTTGCTGAAGCGAGGCAGGACAGCAGGATTTCTATCACTTTCACCTCTCAATTCAGCACAGCAATGCACCTTTCAACAAAGAAACTGCTGTGACACTTAGAAGCTGGTGCAGCATCATGGGGATGAACACTTTGAGTatgatgggtttttttggggtaaggttcattttcttcacagtagctggtatggggctgagttttggatttgtgctggaaacgGTGCTGAtaatatagagatgtttttgttattgctgagcagtgcttgcacagagccaaggccttttctccctgctgtaTGTCTGCCAGCATGCATGTTGAGGGTGCACAAGATATTGGGAGGGGATATAGCCAGGATAGCTGATCCTAACTGACCAAAGCAATATTCCATACCctatgacatcatgctcagcacAAAAAGCCGGGGAgggtgagggagaggagaggggacaTTCAGAATTGTGGGGTTTGTCTTCTCAAGTCACTGCTATGTGCAATGGAgcctgctttcctggggatggctgaacacctgtctGCCCTGGGAAATggtgaattccttgttttgctttgcttgcgTGTATGACTTTTGCTTTAGCTACTAAGTTGTCATTATCTGAACCCAACACTTTTACCCTTCCTGTGCTCTCTTGCAACCTCTCTTACACGGAATGGGAATTTAATGAGCGTGGTGCTTGGTTGACAGCTGGGGTTATACCACAACAGCAAGACACCAAGAAAATGAGTAacacaaaacacagctggcaagcAGACTTGCCGGAGCCAGCAGAAATAAAGTTTTTGCACAGGGCACACAGACACCCAGTAAAGACCCCTCACAGCCCAGTACTTTCTCTTGAGCAGTAGAGAAGAGTATGCAATATCTtggaaaataattgaaaagatATTTCTGCAGGCCAAACCTGGCTGGTGGCTTCAGAGTGTACATTTGCAAACACAGAGGAATTTAAAAAggcaactttttaaaattagcttAGGAATGTCAGAATCTGaaggaagtcagaaaaagatttaaatttGTTCTGCTGGAAAATTCACCTCATGGCATCACCTGAGATACCTCAAAACAGGGTTGTGGAGTTCCCACGGGACAGAAGAGCACATGGGACAACATGGATCCTCCTTGAATCCTTCCAACAAGTTAcaccagcagcaggcacagtcTTCATCACCCACAGCACTCTACTGGTGCAGCAGTACTTACTGGAACAATGGACACAAGTGGTGTCTGTCTGCACAGTCAGGAAGAGGCAGCCTTTGCATGTCTAAGTAAGAGAACAGGCTTCCAGATGCACTCAAACATCTGGTCCATCTTGAACAAGCAGATACCTCTAACCTCAGCACTGGAGCTAACTGTGCATGTGTCCTGAGCTAAGAAGCCTACCTGACTGCCAAAAgcagaacaggctgctcagaggaATTTACTGGAAGCACTATAAATTGCCTATAAATTTCTAACACTAAAGACTCACGGTCAAAAAGGTTAATCTTAAAAACGGCTCTGCAATGGCTCATCCCAGACAACCTTCTCCAGCAGTTCTGCACATCAAAACCAGGCCACAGATCAGACAGCACTTcagcaaagcacaaacagcagtCCACTTCACCTGCATGGACTACAGATTATAGAATATCCTGATCTGAAAGGGGCACATAGGGATCATGGAAGTTCAACTTTTGGAGCTGCATGGAAGAGCCCCAAGAACTACACCATGTGCCCAAGACCATTGTACAAACCAAATATATTCCAAAGGGCTCCTCAGACTGTTCTGCAGCAAATCAAGAGTCTGAAGGATGCTTCTGAGCCTGGCGACACAACTATACAACTCCAAATCCTATAGGACAGTCCCAGAATGCACACCTGAATTACAGAGCACAAAAACTCTCCTGAAGACCATAGAATGAAGGGAGTACAAACATGAAAAGCACCAGAGGGTACAAAAGATACAAGGCAACAGGTGAATAAAAATCTAACTCAGACCTGGGAAGAATACAGGAGAATATGCAAAGTAAAACAAGAGGGAAAATGAGACAGGGTTCTCCCCCAACACTAGTCAGAAGCGGAAAATGAAAGGGCATGCCAAATGAACTGGAAGTAATTGTGAGGCAGCAAGAAGGAAGGACCAGAAGTGCTGCTTTCTACCTACTGCAAGTATAAAGATAGAGGAGGCATCTGGGACAGGCATGAGGTTAGGAGGTCAGTACTCCTTCTCTCCACACAAGTCTGATCATGTATGTGGGAGTGCACAAAACCAGCTATGACTGCAAGGAATTGTACAGAACAAGTGGCCACCAGCCAAATTTTCAACTCCTCAATAAATCCAGCAAGAAGGCTCAAGCCCAGATGACTGGTACCAGACTAATGTAATCATTAGCACTGCTCTGGACTACtgcacccagcccagccagaAAGGCTTTTGGCATTATactcttttttggtttttcctctGCTTATCCCCACAACTTTCACAGTTAGATTGCAAAACTAGAGTAATACTGCCAGCTACCAGTGGTAcctctgaagaaataaaacaggcCATCGGGCACTCATCACAGTGTACATGAAGTCCTCCTTTAAAGAGTTTGTAGCACAGGCAGAAGGAAAGCGGTCTAAGACAGCAAAAATTTTCACCCAGTTCTTGAGACCCTGACATtacaaagcaaagcagctgagCACTCTAGCTGGCACTTGCATGTCAAAGAAGTAGTCATGAACTCAGAAAATCACTCTAAGCACCACTCAGACCTTGATTCACAGAAAGCTTGGAGCCAGCATGAGAGGACAGAGAAACCTCAGTTTGCCACCACTGATGGGAAACTCCCCGTACCATGCAGAATCAGTTTCCAGGCACCAGCGAGTGGTGTTACATGGGGAACTCACAAAGCTCACTCTCCCTCCAAAAGGTGCACTACAGCTGCTCCGGACAAGCTAGTGCCTCACACTCCTTTGGCATCTCCTATCCCTTCCAAAGTGAAGACTGGAATGCCAACACTGCTTTACCTCTGTGCCAGCCCTCTGCAAATAGCCCCCAGTTACTGACTGGGGAAGGGGCAAAGCTCTTGGTGTGCCTGAGCAGGTCTGTCTTCCCCTGCTGTACCTTCAGgcattcccatctccctgcccatctcctgGAGCCCCCACGTGACTCAGTGCAGCTTCAGAGGTAAAAGCAAGGATATAATCTCACCCCAATAACATAAAAGGGAAGCTGTTAAACAGTGTTCTAGGTAGCCATGAAatagcacaggagcagcagcaaagcttgTTCAGCACCACACCATACACCACCACTGCGGCACCTCACTTCCCTGAGAGCATGCAGTAGATAAAAGTGCTACAGCCCAATATTCCTTTGCAGCAAGATCCTGTAACACAGCTGTTGAACAACAACTAAAAAGGTGCTTTAAAGCAAATTACAGTCAAAGTGTTATCCTGGAGGCTTACAGCAGCTGGGCTGTAAAGCTTGAGGAATTTCAGTTCCAGCAGCATAGATCAAGATGCATAGATACATATTTCTGTCTCCACTGTACAATTTAGAGGTAGTACTCAATGCATTACTCACCGTGGGAAAAACCCTTGGCAAGGGGAAAGAGCAGCAGTCTCGCAAGAGAACACAGATCTCCCAACTTGCTGTCACAAAAAGATCTGAGGAATCATCAGATCAAGGTATTTCTGGAATACTCAGCACTACAGCATGGTGCCTTCTCCTTTGCCTTATCTCTCCAGGCGAAAAAGCTGACATTGTCACAGAGAATGCACTGGGACCTGTGGGATACACTCCCTACCACAGGGCTTGGAAAGCCTTCTTCTCAACCAAGGCTGCACAGGGGACAAACTCACTGTCCACTGAGGTGCCACAGAGACACGGGGGGACAAGACAACACTTCCCCAAGATGACAAGACAATGGTGTCAGCCACAggaaaaattctggaaaagcaTGGTGCACATCAAGggtatttccttctttttgatgaaaaaaacccaagcctcAGATTATGTTCATTTTAACAAGCAGCAACAGCTTGCTTTTCCAGCACTATTTATAGTTCCATTATAGGATGCAACCTGTAGTCTTCAAATACACTAATACTACTGTGTTTGTCAGATATCATACATCACTTGAAGTGATGTAGCGATGAATCTTCTGGAAGAGAAGTGccaaagaaaatcagagaaagtgtatttt
Protein-coding sequences here:
- the TRABD2A gene encoding metalloprotease TIKI1 isoform X6: MVRPGGLCRLLLLLLQGSLLLLATARHGRAAACPLRRKQNELNSFLWTIKRDPPSYFFGTIHVPYTRVWDFIPENSKKAFQQSHIVYFELDLTDPYTISALTSCQLLPQGENLQDVLPRDIYHRLKRHLEYVKLMMPSWMTPDQRGKGLYADYLFNAIAGNWERKRPVWVMLMVNSLTEVDIKSRGVPVLDLFLAQEAERLRKQTGAVEKVEEQCHPLNGLNLSQVIFALNQTLLQQESLRAGSFQIPYTTEDLIKHYNCGDLNSIIFNHDTSQVPNFINATLPAHERITAQEIDSYFRQELIYKRNERMGRRVKDLLEEHPHKSFFFAFGAESTV